The sequence GTCGGCCAGGTCCTGCAGGTACTCGGGCAGGTCAGGGGTCAGGCGGGGTGAGTCGGTGTCCGGTGCGGTCATGGCCCTACCGTACTGGGGCGTGGGCCTTGAGCAGCCAGGGTGCCCGGTCGGGGGCATCGTCGTAGAGCCCTCCCAACGGGTCGTCCACGGGGAGCCTGCGAGCTTCGGAGGGGTCGAAGCCGAGCGATTCCAGCCGGGCGGCGGCCGCCACCCGCCCCTGTCCGGCGTTTCCAGTCCGCCAGATCCGCCCGCCGGGGAGGGAGGCCCGTACCGGGTCCTCCCAGGGATTCAGCATCTGCTCCACCACCCGGAACATCAGGTAGGCGGTGGCGGCCATGTGGCCGAGGATGGCCAGCACGTAGAACGTGTCGTCCAGGGAGTGCTGGACCTCTGAGCCGGAGGCCCCCTTCGCCAGGTACATCCAGATGGCCCAGAAATGCAGGACCTCCAGGAACTGCCAGATCAGGAAGTCGCGCCAGCGCGGGGCGGCGAGCGCCGCCAGGGGGATGAGCCAGATGACGAACTGGGGTGAGTACACCTTGTTGCACAGCACGAACGCGGCCACGATCAGAAAGGTCAGGTGGGCCACCCGTGGCCGGTAACGGCACAGGACGCCCAGGGCGAAGATGGCACAGCAACAGGCGAAGAAGGCACCGTAGGCCAGCAGGGACAGTTGCTCGGCGTTGATGGTCGGCCCGCCGATCTTGCCCATGGTGACGTCCCACGCATGCCAGATCGAGCTCAGTCCCGGGCCACGCTCCCCGGAGAAGGTGAAGAACACACTCCACGCCTGGACGTTGCCGATCATCATGGGCAGGTTGACCGCCAGCCAGGCCGCCACAGTACCCAGTGCGGCCCAGAGGAACGGCGCCCACTTCAGGGAGCGGACCGCCAGGATGAGCAAGGCACCGAGGATCAGCAGCGGGTAGAGCTTCATGGCGGCACCGAGGCCGAAGAAGATCCCGGCCAGCAGGGGCCTGCGGCCTCCGAACAGCCACATCCCCACCGCCAGCAGCGCGACCGCCCACAGGTCCCAGTTCACGGAGCCGGCCAGGATGATGCCCGGGGCCACGGCCACCATGAGTGCGTCCCAGGGCCGCCGTCCGGCGGACTTGGCCGTGACCACCACGGTGATGATCCACAACACCGCGGTGAACACGAAGTTCACGTCCCAGTAGGCCAGCGAGGGGTTGAGGTCCGAGAACGGCAGTGTCTGGGAGATCACCGCCGCGATCGAGGCCACCACGGACATCAGCACCGGGTACTCAAAGCTCGCGCCCGCGGCAAAGGGGGCGAACGGGTCCTCCGCGAAGCCGCGGCCGCCGTAGAGGGCTGACCAGTCCGAGTAGCAGCCGGCGTAGTACACGGTGGGCTGACCCCAGCCGCTCAGCCGGCAGGGGGACTTCAACAGGACGGCGACGATCGCCGAGAGGGTGGTCAGCAGGATCAGGACCCGCATCGGGGTGAAGAACGTGCCCGTCATCCGCCCGGGGACGGTGTGCCGGCCGACCGGTCCACCGAGCAGCTCTCGCATCCGGCGCACCAGGCCGTCCGCGCGGGACGGGACGGAGGCCGGGAGCGGGCGGCCGGCGTCGTGACCTCCGGGGATGGTGGACGGGGCGGCCCCGGCCTTCCGCGGGCCGGGGGCCGGGGTGCGCAGGCTCATGGGCTCCATCCTACGGAGGGCCGGCCCGGTCCCGACAGGCAACTGGGAACGGCCGGGAGCCGAGGACGGGAATAGCAAGGATCCCCGCACGGTTGGACACGATGCCGTCCACGGACGTCATCCAGCGTAAAGTGGATGGGGTTGTGCCGCGCCCACTCGGGTCGGCGGCACCCACCAGCGTTGAGTCCCGTCATGCGGGACCCGGTCCGCCGCGCCCAGCGTGCGGCCCCAGGACCATCAGGACAACAAGGAGTACCGGTGTCTAAGAACCCGATTCGTGTGGCCATTGCGGGCGTGGGAAACTGCGCCACCTCGCTGATCCAGGGGGTGGAGTACTACCGCAACGCCTCCGTGGACGAGAAGGTCCCCGGACTCATGCACGTGAAGTTCGGCGACTATCACGTGGATGACCTCGAGTTCGTGGCCGCCTTCGACGTGGACGCCAAGAAGGTCGGCGTGGAGCTCTCCGAGGCCCTGACCGCCTCCGAGAACAACACCATCAAGATCGCCGACGTCCCCGCCACCCAGGTGACCGTGCAGCGCGGCCCCACCCTGGACGGTCTCGGGAAGTACTACCGCGAGACCATCGAGGAGTCGGACGCCGAGCCGGTCGACGTGGTCCAGATCCTCAAGGACACCCAGGCCGACGTCATCGTCTGCTACCTCCCGGTCGGCTCGGAGGAGGCGGCCAAGTTCTACGCCCAGGCCGCCATCGACGCGAAGGTCGCGTTCGTCAACGCGCTGCCCGTCTTCATTGCGGGCACCCCGGCCTGGGCCGAGAAGTTCACCTCCGCCGGCGTGCCGATCGTGGGCGATGACATCAAGTCCCAGATCGGCGCCACCATCACCCACCGCGTGATGGCCAAGCTCTTCGAGGATCGCGGCGTCACCCTGGACCGCACCTACCAGCTGAACGTCGGCGGCAACATGGACTTCAAGAACATGCTCGAGCGCGAGCGCCTGGAGTCCAAGAAGATCTCGAAGACACAAGCCGTCACCTCCAACACCTCCGCGAAGCTCGGCGAGGATGACGTCCACATCGGCCCCTCGGACTACGTGTCCTGGCTGGATGACCGCAAGTGGGCCTTCGTCCGCCTCGAGGGCCGCAACTTCGGCGACGCCCCCGTCTCCCTCGAGTACAAGCTCGAGGTCTGGGACTCCCCGAACTCCGCCGGCGTCATCATCGACGCCGTCCGTGCGGCCAAGATCGCCCTGGACCGCGGCATCGGCGGGCCGATCCTCTCGGCCTCGTCCTACTTCATGAAGTCCCCGCCGGTCCAGCACCATGACGATGAGGCCCACGAGCTCGTGGAGGCCTTCATCCGCGGCGAGATCGAGCGCTGAGCCCTCGCCCTTCTGCTCAACCCACTGCTCAACTGGCGGACGAGACCGCACCCTTTTCCGGCGTTGAACCAGGAGAATCGGTGCGATCTCGACCGCCAGTTTTTTGTGGCTGCTGAAACTACCCTCCGGTAGGGGTGTCGCACGCCACAGGTCAGGTGCTAATCTCCAGTGGTGCCCTGATCCGTGAGGATTCGGCGCGCTTCCTTGTCGGCTTTTCCGCTTTTCATCGGCGGACAGACTCATCTGAAGGAGGTGGGGAAATTGATGATTTATGGAAATGACTCTGAGAACGGTGGCTACACCGCGTCCGGCGTCCATCTGGCCTGGCCAGGAGTCGCCGCCATTCATCTGTCCGACCCCGCCTCCGCGCTGACCGCAACCAGCTGAGCTTCCCCTTCCCGGGCCCTTCCCGTCCTGGAAGAACCGTAGAGCAGGACTCCTTTCCAGACCTGTCTGGTGGACGTCCCCTGAGCCGCTTGCCCATCGCTGAGGCCCCCGACCAAGGGAACCCCAGCCATGTCCATCCATCTCCCCACAAGGCTCTCCACACAGCACACCACCGATCCTGACCGGACCCCCTTCAGTCACGGGAAGGGGGTGACAGCACGTGAGTGAGCACTTCGATGACCACCGCGGCAAACGCCGGCGGTCCGGCAAGCAGCGCTTCGGGACCATCTTCCGCCCGGCACCCTTCCTGCCTGACCAGGAACGGTCCCCGAGCCGGGACGACATCCCCTTGCCGCCGGACTTCATCATCTTTCCCCGGTGACCAGCATCCACCGACCCGCATCTGGCGGTCGACGGATACCTCGGATCGGCCCCCGCGGCCCGTTCGAGGTCATCCATCGGCCGCCAGTCTCGTGACCAGGGCAGACCGGGGTAGGGCAGGGCCCGTTCCCCACTCCGCAACGCCTATGCGAGGATCACCCCCATGAACGACGCCGAGATCTCCGCGGCCGCGACGCTCGAACCGGTGGCGGACGTCGCCCACCGGGCCGGGATCCCCGCCGACGCGCTCATCCCCTACGGGCACTACATGGCCAAGGTGGACACCCGCCGCCTCCCGGAGCCCCCCGCCACGCCCGGCAGGGTCGTTCTGGTCACCGGCATCAGCCCGACGCCGGCCGGTGAGGGCAAATCGACCGTCACCGTCGGCCTCACGGACGGCCTGAACCTCCTGTCGCAGGCCGAGGACGCCCCGGTAGACTGGGCCGGCAGGACCGCGATCGCCGCACTCCGTGAGCCGTCCCTGGGCCCCGTGTTCGGCATGAAGGGCGGCGCCACCGGCGGCGGGTACGCGCAGGTGGTACCGATGGAGAACATTAACCTGCACTTCACGGGCGACTTCCACGCCATCACCGCGGCGCACAACCTGCTCTGCGCCCTCGTGGACAACCACCTGCACCGGGGCAATGCCCTCGGCCTCGATCCCCGCACCATCTCGATCAAGCGGGCACTGGACACGAATGACCGCGCCCTCCGTGAGACGATCATCGGCCTCGGCGGTCGTTCCGAAGGGGTCCCCCGGGAGAACGGTTTCGAGATCACGGTGGCCACCGAGACCATGGCGGTGTTCTGCCTGGCCACCGATCTCGAGGACCTCAAGGACCGGTTGTCCCGCATGATCATCGGCCGGACCCGGGATCAGCGGCCGGTCACGGTCGGGGACCTGGGCCCGAACGGCGCGCAGGGGGCCATGGCGGTGCTGCTCAAGGACGCGCTCCGCCCCAACCTCGTGCAGACCCTGGGCGGTTCGGCCGCCTTCGTCCACGGCGGGCCCTTCGCCAACATCGCGCACGGGGCCAACTCCATCACCGCCACCAACACCGCCCGGAGGCTGTCCGACGTGGTGGTCACCGAGGCCGGCTTCGGCGCGGACCTGGGCGGTCAGAAGTTCATGGACATCACCTCCGTGGCCGGAGGATTCCCGCCGGCGGCCAGCGTCATCGTCGCCACGGTGCGGGCACTCAAACTCAACGGCGGGATGGCCCTGCAGGAGCTGGACCGGAACACCGGGGACGCGGAACAGCAGCACCTCGAGGCCCTGGAGGCCGGCGTCGCGAACCTGGCCCGGCACATCGAGAACATGGCCGCCTACGGGGTTCCCGTGGTCGTGGCCATCAACCGCTTCCCCCAGGACACCGAAGCTGAACTGGACTGGCTCACCGCCTGGTGCGCGCGCCGGGGCGTGCCCGCCGCGGTGGCCGAGGTCTGGGCCCGCGGCGGGGCGGGCGCCCTGGACGTGGCCCGCCGGCTCCTCGAGGTCCTACCGTCCGAAAAGGCGGGCTCCGGCTGGCATTCCCTCTGGACCGAGAACATGACGGTCGCGGACCGGATCGAGGCCGTGGTGACCCAGATCTACGGCGGATCCGCCGTGGAGTACGCGCCCGCCGCCGCCCAGCAGCTCGTCCAACTGGCCGAGGAGGGCTGGGACCACCTGCCCGTGTGCATGGCCAAGACCCAGTACTCGTTCACTGACGACCCGGCGGTGCTGGGGGCGCCCAGCGACTTCACCGTCCTGGTGCGTGAGCTCCTGCTGCGGCCGGGTGCCGGCTTCGTGGTCGCCCTGACCGGGGCGGTCATGACCATGCCCGGGCTGCCGAAGGAGCCGGCGGCCGACTTCATGGACGTGGACGCGGACGGCAACGTCACCGGGCTGTTCTGACCTGCGCCCCGGAGTGACGAGCACGCTCGCCGGTGGGTTCCTCGGCGCGCCTCGACATCCGTCGTGATCGCAACTCCGAACGCCGTTCGGGGAGTCGGCTCAGGAGGACGACTCCGGCTGCTCGGCCCACCAGCGCAACAGCTCGGCCGTGGCCGTCTCCTCGTCGTGCGGCCCCTCGTCGAGGCGGTACTCCAGCAGGTGTTTGTAGGCGCGCCCCACCACGGGCCCGGGCTTGATGCCTAGAATCTGCATGACCTGGGATCCGTCCAGGTCCGGACGCACCGCCTGGAGCTCCTCCTTCTCGGCGATCTCCACCATGCGACGTTCCAGGTCGTCATACGCGAACGCCAGCCGCTCGGCCTTCCGGCGGTTGCGCGTGGTGACGTCCGAGCGGGTCAGGGCGTGAAGTCGCGGCAGCACCGGGCCGGCGTCGTTGACATACCGACGAACAGCCGAATCCGTCCAGCCGGCGTCACCGTAGCCGTAGAACCTCATGTGCAGCTCGACCAGCCGGGCCACCGCCTTGATCGTGTCGTTGTCGAACTTCAGCGCGCGCATCCGCTGCTTGACCAGCTTGGCCCCCACCACGTCGTGGTGCCGGAAGGTGACCGCACCGTTCGGTTCGAAGCGCCGGGTCGCCGGCTTGCCGACGTCGTGCATCAACGCCGCGAAGCGCAGGACGAAGTCCGGTGCGGGAGCATAGGTGCCCGACGGCGGCGCGAACCGTTCCGTCTCCGCCTCGCCATCGCTATCCTCGCCTGTCCCGGCTGTCTCGGCACCCGGCGCCTCCGGGTGCTCCGCCGCCCACTGCTCCTCGAGCTCGGCGGGATACTCATGGCCCATCGCCTGTTCCAGAACCGTCAGCGAGTGTTCGTAGACGTCCTTGTGGCGGTGGTGCTCGTCCGTCTCCAGCTTCAGGGCCGGCAGCTCGGGCAGCACGTGCTCGGCCAGGCCGGTGTCCACGAGCAGGTTGAGGCCGGGCCGCGGATGGGAACCGTTGACCAGCTTGACCAACTCGTCCCGGACGCGTTCGGCAGAAATGATCGTGATCCGCTCTGCCATGGCGGTCATGGCCTCCACCACGGAGGGGTCCACGCCGATGCCCAGCTGGGAGGCGAACCGGGCGGCCCGCATCATCCGCAGGGGATCATCGGAGAAGGAATCCTCAGGGGTGCCGGGCGTGCGCAGCCGTCCGGCCGCCAGGTCCTTGACCCCGCCGAACAGGTCCACGAGTTCCAGGGAGGGCAACCGGATGGCCATCGCGTTGACGGTGAAATCGCGGCGCAGCAGGTCCTCGTCGAGGGAGTCCCCGAAGGCGACCTGCGGCTTGCGGGAGTCGCGGTCGTACTTCTCGGCGCGGTACGTGGTGACCTCGAGTTGCCACCCACCCTTCGAGAAGCCGATGGTGCCGAACTTCCGGCCGATGTCCCAGTGCGCATCCGCCCATTTCCGGGCGATCCTCAGGGTGGTGTCCGGATCAGCGTCAGTGGTGAAGTCCAGGTCCGGGGACACCCGGCCGAGGAACAGGTCACGGACTGGGCCGCCCACCAGGGACAGCTCGTGTCCAGCGGCCTCGAACAGCCGGCCCAGTTCCAGCACCACGGGGGGCAGGCCGGCACCGGTCGGGAACCCCACGGGCAAGGCGACGAGGTCGGTTTGGTCAACGAGGTCGGCTAGGCCGGTGCCGGGGGGCTGGACGCCGGCGGTGGCGGGCGTGCCGGGCGAAGGAGAGGAGGGGGCGGTGGGATTCATCGTGTGCTTAAGGGTGCCAGATCCGGGGGCCAGGTGAGGACAGCCGGGGTGCGGACTCCGGTGTTGCCGGATGCGGTTCCGGTTCGGCCCGCTACAGTGGAATGCATGGCTCACCCCGTTCCGAGCGCCCCCAAGCGCACTCCGCTCACCGCATCGGTGGGCCGGCGTGTGCCCCGGCGCCCGGGACAACCGGGCACGCCCGGCGAGTCGGCGCAGAGCTCTCTGCCCACGGTGGAGGAGATCTCCGCCGGCGGACTGGTGGTGCGCCGGTTCGGCGGCCGGCTCGAGGTCGCCATCATCGCCCGCTACAACCGCGGCGGCCGGCTGGAGTGGTGCCTGCCCAAGGGCCATCCGGAGGGCGTCGAGACCCACGGCGAGGCGGCCATCCGTGAGGTCGAGGAGGAGACTGGGATCGCCGGGCACATCCTGGCGTCTCTGGGATCCATCGACTACTGGTTCACCGTGTCCAGTCACCGCGTGCATAAGACCGTGCACCACTACCTGCTGCAGGCCACCGGTGGCGAGCTGACCACGGAGAACGACCCGGACCATGAGGCCGTGGACGTGGCCTGGGTCGGCCTGGACGTGCTCAACGCCAAGCTGTCCTTCCCGAACGAACGCCGGATTGTGGACCTCGCGCGCGACGTGCTCCCCGAGTATGAGGGCAGGTTCCCGGACCTGTCGGACTCCGAGCGGTGAAGAACACCCCCACCACGACTCCGGAGACCCCGGACCGCGGCGATTCCCCCGGTCCGCGGCGCCCCGGCACCGTGCCCCCACGCCGTCCCGGGAGCACCGCCCGCCCTCCTGCTTCGGTTCCCGCCCCTGATCCCGCTCCTGTCTCCGCGTCCGACCCTGGTTCCGCCTCAGCCTCCGTCACGGCCTCCGCCGCTGCCCCCTCCGAGGCTGAGAGCACGGCGAAGTCCAGTGCCATCATGGCCGCAGGCACCCTGGTGTCCCGCATCCTCGGCTTCGTCCGCACGGCCCTGCTCACGGTGGCCATCGGTTCGACCGCCATGGCCGCGGACATCTTCGAGTCCGCGAACACGATCCCGAACATCATCTACATGCTGCTGGCCGGCGGCGTGTTCAACGTGGTGCTGGTCCCACAACTCATCAAGGCGGCGAAGAAGCCGGACAAGGGCTCCGACTACACCTCGAGGCTGATCACCCTCGCGGTGCTGGTCATGGCCGCGGCCACCCTGGTCATCACGCTCGCGGCCGCCCCCATCATGGTGGCGCTGACGAGCAACTGGTCCCCGGCGATGCTGAGCCTGGGCACGGCGTTCGCGCTCTGGACCTTCCCGCAGATCTTCTTCTACGGCGTGTACGCGGTGCTGGGGCAGGTCCTCAACGCCAACGGCCGTTTCGGCGCGTACATGTGGGCCCCGGTGGCCAACAACGTGGTGGCGATCGGTGTCATCGGCCTCTACCTCGCCATGTTCGGCTCCTACCAGGCTGGCGGGGATCAGCTGGCGGAGTGGACCACCGGCCAGACGGTTCTGTTGGCTGGCGGACACACCCTGGGGATCGTGGTCCAGGCCCTCGTGCTGTTCGTCCCGCTGAGCCGGCTCGGGCTGGGGCTGAAGCTGAAGTTCGGCTGGAAGGGCATGGGACTGCGGTCCACGGGCAGGCTCGCCGGCTACACCCTCGTGACCATGATGGCCGGCAACGTCGTGAACCTGTTGGTCGCCCGCCTGGTCTCCGGGGCCACCGAGGCCCGTGCTTCCCTGGGTGAGGCCAGCGCGTCCGGCGGGCCGTTCGAAGGGCTGGACCCCGCCGTCGTCGAGGCTTCGATTCCCGGTCTCATGGCGCTGAACATCGCCCAGCTGATCACCGTGCTGCCACATTCGGTGTTCGTCCTGTCCCTGGCCACCGTGCTGTTCAACCAGCTTGCTCGGTCCCTGCACCGGGACGATGTCCCGGAGGCCCTGGCCACCATCAGCCGGGGCCTGCGGAACTTCGCGGTCCCGATGATGTTCTCCACGGTCGTGGTGCTCGTCCTCGCCGGGCCGCTGGGACGCGTCTTCGCCGGTTCCTCGGAGACCGCTGCGGCGTCCGCTGTGGCCATCGGGCAGCTGCTCATCCTGCTGGCGCTGGGGATGCCGTTCCGCTCGGCCCACATCTACCTCATGCGCCTGTTCTATGC comes from Citricoccus muralis and encodes:
- a CDS encoding formate--tetrahydrofolate ligase; this encodes MNDAEISAAATLEPVADVAHRAGIPADALIPYGHYMAKVDTRRLPEPPATPGRVVLVTGISPTPAGEGKSTVTVGLTDGLNLLSQAEDAPVDWAGRTAIAALREPSLGPVFGMKGGATGGGYAQVVPMENINLHFTGDFHAITAAHNLLCALVDNHLHRGNALGLDPRTISIKRALDTNDRALRETIIGLGGRSEGVPRENGFEITVATETMAVFCLATDLEDLKDRLSRMIIGRTRDQRPVTVGDLGPNGAQGAMAVLLKDALRPNLVQTLGGSAAFVHGGPFANIAHGANSITATNTARRLSDVVVTEAGFGADLGGQKFMDITSVAGGFPPAASVIVATVRALKLNGGMALQELDRNTGDAEQQHLEALEAGVANLARHIENMAAYGVPVVVAINRFPQDTEAELDWLTAWCARRGVPAAVAEVWARGGAGALDVARRLLEVLPSEKAGSGWHSLWTENMTVADRIEAVVTQIYGGSAVEYAPAAAQQLVQLAEEGWDHLPVCMAKTQYSFTDDPAVLGAPSDFTVLVRELLLRPGAGFVVALTGAVMTMPGLPKEPAADFMDVDADGNVTGLF
- a CDS encoding HD domain-containing protein, whose amino-acid sequence is MNPTAPSSPSPGTPATAGVQPPGTGLADLVDQTDLVALPVGFPTGAGLPPVVLELGRLFEAAGHELSLVGGPVRDLFLGRVSPDLDFTTDADPDTTLRIARKWADAHWDIGRKFGTIGFSKGGWQLEVTTYRAEKYDRDSRKPQVAFGDSLDEDLLRRDFTVNAMAIRLPSLELVDLFGGVKDLAAGRLRTPGTPEDSFSDDPLRMMRAARFASQLGIGVDPSVVEAMTAMAERITIISAERVRDELVKLVNGSHPRPGLNLLVDTGLAEHVLPELPALKLETDEHHRHKDVYEHSLTVLEQAMGHEYPAELEEQWAAEHPEAPGAETAGTGEDSDGEAETERFAPPSGTYAPAPDFVLRFAALMHDVGKPATRRFEPNGAVTFRHHDVVGAKLVKQRMRALKFDNDTIKAVARLVELHMRFYGYGDAGWTDSAVRRYVNDAGPVLPRLHALTRSDVTTRNRRKAERLAFAYDDLERRMVEIAEKEELQAVRPDLDGSQVMQILGIKPGPVVGRAYKHLLEYRLDEGPHDEETATAELLRWWAEQPESSS
- a CDS encoding NUDIX hydrolase produces the protein MAHPVPSAPKRTPLTASVGRRVPRRPGQPGTPGESAQSSLPTVEEISAGGLVVRRFGGRLEVAIIARYNRGGRLEWCLPKGHPEGVETHGEAAIREVEEETGIAGHILASLGSIDYWFTVSSHRVHKTVHHYLLQATGGELTTENDPDHEAVDVAWVGLDVLNAKLSFPNERRIVDLARDVLPEYEGRFPDLSDSER
- a CDS encoding inositol-3-phosphate synthase, which translates into the protein MSKNPIRVAIAGVGNCATSLIQGVEYYRNASVDEKVPGLMHVKFGDYHVDDLEFVAAFDVDAKKVGVELSEALTASENNTIKIADVPATQVTVQRGPTLDGLGKYYRETIEESDAEPVDVVQILKDTQADVIVCYLPVGSEEAAKFYAQAAIDAKVAFVNALPVFIAGTPAWAEKFTSAGVPIVGDDIKSQIGATITHRVMAKLFEDRGVTLDRTYQLNVGGNMDFKNMLERERLESKKISKTQAVTSNTSAKLGEDDVHIGPSDYVSWLDDRKWAFVRLEGRNFGDAPVSLEYKLEVWDSPNSAGVIIDAVRAAKIALDRGIGGPILSASSYFMKSPPVQHHDDEAHELVEAFIRGEIER
- the murJ gene encoding murein biosynthesis integral membrane protein MurJ → MKNTPTTTPETPDRGDSPGPRRPGTVPPRRPGSTARPPASVPAPDPAPVSASDPGSASASVTASAAAPSEAESTAKSSAIMAAGTLVSRILGFVRTALLTVAIGSTAMAADIFESANTIPNIIYMLLAGGVFNVVLVPQLIKAAKKPDKGSDYTSRLITLAVLVMAAATLVITLAAAPIMVALTSNWSPAMLSLGTAFALWTFPQIFFYGVYAVLGQVLNANGRFGAYMWAPVANNVVAIGVIGLYLAMFGSYQAGGDQLAEWTTGQTVLLAGGHTLGIVVQALVLFVPLSRLGLGLKLKFGWKGMGLRSTGRLAGYTLVTMMAGNVVNLLVARLVSGATEARASLGEASASGGPFEGLDPAVVEASIPGLMALNIAQLITVLPHSVFVLSLATVLFNQLARSLHRDDVPEALATISRGLRNFAVPMMFSTVVVLVLAGPLGRVFAGSSETAAASAVAIGQLLILLALGMPFRSAHIYLMRLFYAAENARIPMLLQVGTAAFTLVIAYVASIFMPSWAMAYLMVSVFTLLHVAQFVAAHVLVRRHYGDYGAGEVLDTYLRTGVAAVVSGVAGGLVLWLIGGYSGGFPWSTIITALVSCAVVGLVMLLVYFVMLRAMRLPELTEFLGPLARRIPGLAR
- a CDS encoding glycosyltransferase family 87 protein, which translates into the protein MSLRTPAPGPRKAGAAPSTIPGGHDAGRPLPASVPSRADGLVRRMRELLGGPVGRHTVPGRMTGTFFTPMRVLILLTTLSAIVAVLLKSPCRLSGWGQPTVYYAGCYSDWSALYGGRGFAEDPFAPFAAGASFEYPVLMSVVASIAAVISQTLPFSDLNPSLAYWDVNFVFTAVLWIITVVVTAKSAGRRPWDALMVAVAPGIILAGSVNWDLWAVALLAVGMWLFGGRRPLLAGIFFGLGAAMKLYPLLILGALLILAVRSLKWAPFLWAALGTVAAWLAVNLPMMIGNVQAWSVFFTFSGERGPGLSSIWHAWDVTMGKIGGPTINAEQLSLLAYGAFFACCCAIFALGVLCRYRPRVAHLTFLIVAAFVLCNKVYSPQFVIWLIPLAALAAPRWRDFLIWQFLEVLHFWAIWMYLAKGASGSEVQHSLDDTFYVLAILGHMAATAYLMFRVVEQMLNPWEDPVRASLPGGRIWRTGNAGQGRVAAAARLESLGFDPSEARRLPVDDPLGGLYDDAPDRAPWLLKAHAPVR